The DNA window GCTAACTTGAGTAGTCCGGATACGCCTCACCTTGGGGCAGCCTGCCGCCGGAACCTCTTGATCCCACATTCTATGGGTCCAGCAATGACGGCCGCCCCCAATACCGGCACCGCGCCCACGTCGGCGCCCGATACCCGAGCGAATCTCGCCTGGCGCGAGATGGTGACCCCGTTCGAAGCGCCGTCGCTCGTGCGCAGCATCTGGCAGGTCGCGAGCACGCTTGTCCCACTCGCTTTGGCGCTGTACCTGATGTATCGAAGCCTCGCGCTCCCCTACTGGGTGACGCTGCTGCTCGCCATTCCGACCGCTGGCCTCACCGTGCGCACGTTCACCATCATGCACGACTGCGCCCACGGCTCGCTGTTCGAACAGCGGTGGGCCAACGACGTCGTCGGATGGTTCACCGGCGTGCTCGCCCTCACGCCGTACGTTCAGTGGCGGCGCGACCACGTGCTCCACCATGCCTCGTCGGGCGATCTCAATCGCCGCGGCCACGGTGACGTGTGGACGCTCACCGTGCGCGAGTACCAGGCGCTCTCGCGCCTGGGCAAGCTCCGCTACCGGTTGTTCCGCCATCCGCTGGTGCTGTTCGGACTCGGGCCGCTCCAACTCGCGTTGGGCCAGCGCTGGCGCTCGCGGAGCACAGCCACGGGCAAGAAAGAGCAGGCCAGCGTCCGCGAAACCGACCTCGCGCTCGTCGCGCTCGTCTTCGGCTTCTCGGCGCTCATTGGCCCGCTGGCCGTGGTCGAGATCTACGTGCCCGTGTTCATGATCGCCGGCGCGGCCGGCATCTGGCTGTTCTACGTGCAGCATCAGTTCGAAGACACGTACTGGGCCGAGCACAAGGACTGGGACTACGTCACCGCGTCCATTCGCGGCAGTTCGTACTACAAGCTTCCGGCCGTGCTCAACTGGTTCACCTGCAACATCGGGCTGCACCACGTGCACCATCTGAGTCCGCGCATTCCGAATTACCGGCTCCACGAGTGCCACGCTGCCAACGAGCGGCTCCAGGAGGCCACCACGATCGGCATCCTCGAGAGCCGCAAGAGCGTTCGGCTCACATTGTGGGACGAGGATGCGCACCGGCTGGTGGGATGGGACGCCCTGCGGCGCGGCGCTCCAGTCGCCGGGACGTAGCCGGCCCGGGAACCCGCGACGTACATTGGGGCGTCTACCACCCCCGTTGCGCATGCCATTCTCCGCTCTCGAAACTCCGGTGCCGCTGGTGGATCTCGGGCGGCTCGCGCGCAACCTCGACCGCGCCGCCGGCTACGCGCGCGAACACGGCCTGGCCCTGCGCCCGCACGTGAAGACGCACAAATCGCCGTTCGTCGCCGCCGAACAGTTGCAGCGCGGCGCCTCGGGATTGACGTGCGCGACGCCGTTCGAGGCCGAGGTGATGTCCAGCGTGTGCGACGACGTGCTCGTCGCCTACCCGCCAGTGGGGGCGCCCCGGGCGCGGCGGATCGCCGCGCTTCCCCCGGGGATCAACGTCACCGTGGCGCTCGATTCGGTGCGCGCCCTCGATGATCTTCACGCCGCGGCCAAGATGGCCGACCGCCCGATCGGCGTGCTCGTGGAACTCGATCTCGGTATGCATCGCGTGGGCGTGGCCGATGTCGCGGACGCCGTCGAACTGGCGCGCGCCGTCCGCGCGCGCCCGCCCCTGCAATGGAAGGGCATCGCGTTCTACCCCGGCCACATCCGGCAATCCGTGGCCACGCAGGACGATGCGATCGGGCAACTGAACGATGCGCTCGGCCTCGCGCTGGCGGTGTTCCGCACGGCCCGCTTCGATCCGGCAATCGTGAGCGGTGGTTCGACGCCCACCCTCTGGCGCACGCACGAGCTGCGAGGCCTCACCGAATTCCGGCCGGGGACCTACGTCTACAACGATCGCACGACCGCGGCCATCGGCGCATGCGCCGTCCAGGACTGTGCACTCACCGTGCTTGCGACCGTGGTGAGCACGGCCGTCCCCGGCCAGGCCGTGGTCGACGCCGGCAGCAAAGCGCTCGGCCGCGAACTCATGCGCGGCGCCGACGGCTTAGGATTCGGCGCGCTTCTCGAGCACCCGTCGGTCGTCGTGAGATCCATGTCGGAGGAACACGGTATCCTGGACCTGAACGCCACGGACTGGCGCCCCGAAGTCGGCGACATGGTACGGATCATCCCGAACCACGTCTGCATCGTGACCCACCTGCACGACCTCGTGTATGGCGTGCGAGATTACGCCGTCGAAACCAGTTGGCAAGTTGCTGCTCGCGGACGCGGATACGACCCCATAACCCAGACCGGTCGGTCGTCCTAGCTTCTCTTTCAACTGTCCTACCCTCCAACGCTCCCAGCCTCGTACTCCCAATGCGCCGCACCCTCGCCGCCATCGCCATCGTCTCCGCTGCCGTGCTCGTTCTCCCGCAGCTGCTTTCCGCCTGGAACGCCACCGGCCACCGCACCATCGCCGACATCGCCTGGGAACACATGACCCCCACGGCACGCGCACGCGCCGTGGAGCTGCTCATGCACGGACCGCCGCTCGCCGACCTCGCCTCGCTCCGCCCGTCCACTGGCACCGATCCCGAGCGCGATCGCGCGTTGTTCATGAATGCCGCCACCTGGCCCGATCTGATTCGTGACCGGAACATGCCCTGGTACGCGTACAACCACCCCACGTGGCACTACGCCGATTTCTACTGGGACGTGGAGAACGGCCAGCCGCACGACATTCCCGGCACCGGCCCTGACTCGTCGAACGCCGGCGAGCGCATCATCGCGTTCCGCAACGCACTGAGCGATCCGACCGTACCCGACACGACCAAGGCCGTGGATCTCGCGTGGATTCTCCATCTCGTGGGCGACATCCATCAGCCGCTACATGCGAGTTCCCGCGTCACACCGCAGAATCCATTGCCGTCCGGCGACAAGGGCGGCAACGACTTCGTCCTCAGCGATCCGCGCCACCGCTTGCACGGCTTTTGGGACAACATCCTCGACGAGTCCATTGCCCGTGCGCCCGGCGAAGATTC is part of the Gemmatimonadaceae bacterium genome and encodes:
- a CDS encoding fatty acid desaturase — translated: MTAAPNTGTAPTSAPDTRANLAWREMVTPFEAPSLVRSIWQVASTLVPLALALYLMYRSLALPYWVTLLLAIPTAGLTVRTFTIMHDCAHGSLFEQRWANDVVGWFTGVLALTPYVQWRRDHVLHHASSGDLNRRGHGDVWTLTVREYQALSRLGKLRYRLFRHPLVLFGLGPLQLALGQRWRSRSTATGKKEQASVRETDLALVALVFGFSALIGPLAVVEIYVPVFMIAGAAGIWLFYVQHQFEDTYWAEHKDWDYVTASIRGSSYYKLPAVLNWFTCNIGLHHVHHLSPRIPNYRLHECHAANERLQEATTIGILESRKSVRLTLWDEDAHRLVGWDALRRGAPVAGT
- a CDS encoding alanine racemase, whose product is MPFSALETPVPLVDLGRLARNLDRAAGYAREHGLALRPHVKTHKSPFVAAEQLQRGASGLTCATPFEAEVMSSVCDDVLVAYPPVGAPRARRIAALPPGINVTVALDSVRALDDLHAAAKMADRPIGVLVELDLGMHRVGVADVADAVELARAVRARPPLQWKGIAFYPGHIRQSVATQDDAIGQLNDALGLALAVFRTARFDPAIVSGGSTPTLWRTHELRGLTEFRPGTYVYNDRTTAAIGACAVQDCALTVLATVVSTAVPGQAVVDAGSKALGRELMRGADGLGFGALLEHPSVVVRSMSEEHGILDLNATDWRPEVGDMVRIIPNHVCIVTHLHDLVYGVRDYAVETSWQVAARGRGYDPITQTGRSS
- a CDS encoding S1/P1 nuclease is translated as MRRTLAAIAIVSAAVLVLPQLLSAWNATGHRTIADIAWEHMTPTARARAVELLMHGPPLADLASLRPSTGTDPERDRALFMNAATWPDLIRDRNMPWYAYNHPTWHYADFYWDVENGQPHDIPGTGPDSSNAGERIIAFRNALSDPTVPDTTKAVDLAWILHLVGDIHQPLHASSRVTPQNPLPSGDKGGNDFVLSDPRHRLHGFWDNILDESIARAPGEDSTAYASRLAATIEQMHPLSALRVQADSLDVATWEHESLVIAQRDAYSGITPGTAPSAAYQAAALAVSEARIALAGYRLAALLNAALR